A genomic region of Coraliomargarita sinensis contains the following coding sequences:
- a CDS encoding ABC transporter permease has translation MNTWLQLGFRNLLKNRRRSFFTICAVALGFAAINLMAGFMLYVFRGLEDSYVHAFGNGHLAIFQEGFRREGALNPGQYLIEDEELEDILAICSQAQPVALSTPQLHLTGLLNYGNSNTIILAQGIVPEDVRQIRSAADGFVRKLTFHEGALLSGTKGATGISAAHGLAELLGLEMDADVVLMANTKDGYMNALDATVVQRQDAPLELLDQLLVTLPLGLARELYGTQGADRVLLLLKPEADMEAVRAQMLAALKDAGHNVEIATWQELRPSYGRIQGMFLVLFSFIFVIMALVVGLAVVNTISMSVIERTREIGTLRALGLRRSGVLRLFMVESLLLSSAGAFVGGALHLVICAIIQILRPQWTPPNIPKEVPWEITIAPHYMLTTGIIIIVVAMIATMLPARKASRIKIIDALGHV, from the coding sequence ATGAATACCTGGCTTCAACTCGGTTTCCGTAACCTTTTGAAAAACCGGCGCCGGTCATTTTTTACGATCTGCGCGGTAGCACTGGGCTTTGCCGCGATTAATTTGATGGCCGGCTTCATGCTTTATGTTTTTCGCGGGCTGGAAGACTCCTACGTCCATGCTTTCGGCAACGGGCACCTCGCTATTTTCCAAGAGGGCTTCCGCCGCGAGGGTGCGCTGAACCCCGGCCAATATCTGATCGAAGATGAAGAGCTTGAAGATATTTTGGCCATCTGCTCACAGGCGCAACCAGTCGCACTCAGCACACCGCAGCTCCACCTCACCGGGCTGCTCAACTACGGGAATAGCAATACCATTATTCTGGCTCAGGGCATTGTGCCGGAAGACGTGCGGCAAATACGATCAGCGGCAGATGGCTTTGTCCGTAAGCTTACTTTCCACGAGGGTGCCCTGCTGTCCGGAACTAAAGGTGCCACCGGAATAAGCGCGGCCCATGGGCTGGCCGAGTTGCTTGGACTCGAGATGGATGCCGATGTCGTGCTAATGGCAAATACCAAGGACGGTTATATGAACGCGCTTGACGCCACCGTCGTGCAGCGACAAGACGCGCCGCTGGAGCTCCTCGACCAACTACTGGTCACGCTTCCGCTTGGGCTGGCCCGTGAGCTCTACGGCACGCAAGGTGCCGACCGTGTCTTATTGCTGCTCAAACCGGAAGCCGATATGGAGGCCGTCCGCGCGCAAATGCTCGCTGCACTAAAGGATGCCGGCCATAATGTAGAGATTGCGACCTGGCAGGAATTACGCCCTTCCTACGGGCGGATTCAGGGCATGTTTTTGGTTCTTTTTAGTTTCATCTTCGTCATCATGGCACTGGTAGTCGGACTTGCTGTCGTTAATACCATTAGTATGTCGGTCATTGAGCGAACTCGGGAGATCGGAACACTTCGAGCCCTCGGCTTGCGCCGGAGCGGAGTCCTCCGCTTGTTTATGGTTGAAAGCCTGCTTCTCTCAAGCGCAGGTGCCTTCGTAGGAGGCGCCTTACACCTCGTTATATGTGCAATCATTCAGATACTCCGGCCTCAGTGGACACCGCCAAACATCCCGAAAGAGGTGCCTTGGGAAATTACGATCGCCCCCCATTATATGCTGACTACAGGCATAATCATTATTGTCGTCGCGATGATCGCGACCATGCTACCGGCTCGTAAAGCAAGCCGCATCAAAATCATCGATGCTCTCGGACATGTTTAA
- a CDS encoding outer membrane lipoprotein-sorting protein translates to MFKHYIYLILVGFFCCQIHAIEPKEILARADAARGNLDGVRWTVEITDADEATRKIEVRARGFDMRAETLAPSRQKGHTLLLSKGNMWFYKPGLSKAVPVSTRQKLAGKAANGDIASTNYAEDYEVLSMQEGMLDSEPCYLFELQAESRNVTYARIKYWISKERLVGLRAEYYNPDGSKQLKHANMSYAHSILKQGEDIPFISRISISDAIGDTTKTIMKFSPPELGPVPNRLFSPQSLAR, encoded by the coding sequence ATGTTTAAGCACTACATTTATTTGATCCTGGTCGGGTTTTTCTGCTGCCAAATCCATGCAATTGAGCCAAAAGAGATTCTCGCCCGCGCAGATGCCGCCCGTGGCAATTTGGACGGAGTCCGCTGGACAGTTGAGATAACCGATGCCGATGAAGCTACCCGAAAAATTGAGGTCCGGGCACGTGGCTTTGACATGAGAGCCGAGACACTGGCGCCATCGCGCCAGAAGGGCCACACATTGCTCTTGTCCAAAGGAAACATGTGGTTCTATAAACCCGGCTTGAGTAAAGCAGTCCCCGTCTCCACAAGGCAAAAGCTGGCCGGCAAAGCCGCAAACGGCGATATCGCATCAACCAATTACGCGGAGGATTATGAAGTCCTCTCCATGCAGGAAGGCATGCTTGATAGTGAGCCTTGTTATCTTTTTGAACTTCAGGCAGAGAGCCGAAATGTTACCTACGCACGCATCAAATACTGGATCTCGAAGGAACGTCTGGTTGGGCTGCGTGCTGAATACTATAATCCCGACGGGAGCAAGCAGCTCAAACACGCCAATATGTCTTACGCCCACAGTATCTTGAAGCAGGGGGAAGACATCCCCTTCATTTCACGGATTTCAATCAGTGATGCGATCGGCGATACAACGAAGACCATCATGAAATTTTCTCCTCCTGAACTAGGCCCCGTGCCCAACCGCTTGTTTTCGCCACAATCACTGGCGCGCTGA
- a CDS encoding outer membrane beta-barrel protein, with protein sequence MKNSIALASAFLAASSASTAEIVINDWLSFEGFVDMSYVHYEGDVDATLDGTDAELTESGNSYQVDQVEISWLFDFDPVTAQIDLQYEDLPGDSTAVEQAFATYHFDNGGAITAGRYASMLGFEAFEPTGLYQYSTAYGLPATAGELTGLIPGPIDTFLGPLTATAFPIGARYSQGVKYTYDGDDTFFGISIQDGINLYSDRLGGDPNGFDNGGYGVEVAGSYYMDNGLSFFLGGAYEDGDGIAVGGTPVTGDTESIILNSYVTFETGAWLFAFELFYGENELEDIVIAPGSSAETESFGGLLMANFAYSDKASVTGRLSYTDFDIEGSTTVPTPINGSADAEMLKLTLAHSYAFTDNLLLVTEVSYSDIDADGSASDGIDTLSADADFDELLGAVELIFSF encoded by the coding sequence ATGAAAAATTCAATTGCACTTGCTTCTGCCTTTTTGGCAGCTTCAAGCGCCTCGACGGCGGAGATCGTGATCAACGATTGGCTGTCTTTCGAGGGCTTTGTGGATATGTCTTATGTTCATTACGAAGGTGATGTAGATGCGACTTTAGACGGTACCGATGCGGAATTAACCGAATCGGGTAACAGCTATCAAGTCGATCAGGTCGAGATCAGCTGGCTCTTCGATTTCGATCCGGTCACCGCTCAGATTGATCTTCAGTATGAAGATCTTCCGGGTGATTCCACGGCCGTGGAGCAAGCATTCGCCACCTATCACTTCGATAACGGCGGCGCGATCACTGCAGGTCGCTACGCTTCCATGCTCGGCTTTGAGGCTTTCGAGCCGACTGGCCTGTACCAATACTCCACCGCATACGGCCTTCCGGCCACAGCAGGTGAGCTTACCGGCTTGATCCCGGGACCCATCGACACATTCCTCGGCCCGTTAACAGCGACGGCCTTTCCGATCGGTGCCCGTTACAGCCAAGGGGTGAAATACACCTACGACGGTGACGACACCTTCTTCGGCATCTCTATCCAGGACGGGATCAACCTGTATTCCGATCGTCTAGGTGGCGATCCCAATGGCTTCGACAACGGCGGTTATGGCGTGGAAGTGGCCGGGTCCTACTACATGGACAATGGCTTGAGCTTCTTCCTCGGCGGCGCTTACGAAGATGGCGATGGCATCGCTGTGGGCGGGACTCCCGTCACTGGTGATACCGAGTCTATTATTCTGAACTCCTATGTCACCTTCGAGACCGGCGCGTGGCTCTTCGCATTCGAACTCTTCTACGGAGAGAACGAGTTGGAAGACATCGTAATCGCTCCCGGTTCCAGTGCCGAGACAGAGTCATTCGGTGGTCTGCTTATGGCTAACTTCGCTTACAGCGACAAAGCTTCTGTGACCGGTCGTCTCTCCTACACAGATTTCGACATCGAAGGTTCGACCACTGTCCCTACACCGATCAACGGCAGTGCCGACGCAGAAATGCTGAAGCTCACACTCGCGCACAGCTACGCGTTCACCGACAACCTTCTGCTGGTGACCGAAGTTAGCTATTCTGATATCGATGCCGATGGTTCTGCTTCGGATGGGATCGACACGCTGTCGGCCGATGCCGACTTCGACGAACTGCTCGGCGCAGTCGAGTTGATCTTCTCCTTCTAA